Within Streptomyces albofaciens JCM 4342, the genomic segment GATGAGATGACGGCACTGGCCACCGCGTCGCGCACCGCAGTCTCCAGCGATACCGCCAAGGCGGCGGTGCGTCCACGGTCAGGCGGCGCCGCCGTCGCGGCAGCCTCCGCTCCTTCCAGGACGGCCAGGCAGGATCCAGGGGCTAGCTGCAACGCCTTGTCGATCTTGCCGTAGCTCGCCTCGCGAATGGGCTTCCCCATCTCCACGCGTTTATAGGTGTCCTTGGACATGCCGGCCGCTTCGGCCACGGCGGTAATCGCCAAGCCAAGCTCCAGCCGAACCTCGCGCACGAAGCGAGCAAGGTGGTCATAGTCGTAAGAGGCACCCGTCATGGCAGACATTATGCCAACTGCGGGGCACTTTAAACCAGCATGCTCGCGGAAGTTAGTCGAAGTTCTAGCGAGATAGCGCACAGGAGGGCTACAGTGGAGTGGCGGGCCCGCCCTGAACCGCCAAGTACTGAGCGGGCCCAGTCGATCAATCCGCTGTGTCCAAACAGATCGGAGAGACCATGTCCATGGTCGCATCCTCGAACGCCGCCCCGCAGATCGGATCCTTCGAATTCCACGGCGACACCGTCACCGTGGTCACCAACGACCGCGGCAGTTGGGCCGTCCTCGGCCAGCTGTGCCGCAATCTCACCCTGGACCCCGAAGCGCAGCGACAGGCTCTGAGTCGAAAGTCCTGGTCACAGGGACGGACCTGCATTACACAGGTCCGTCTCCCGGAGGATGACCGGGCCCGTCAGCACTTCCTCATCCACGAGCGCATCGTGCCGATGTGGCTGGCCAACATCACGACCAGCCGTATTACCGACGAGGCGAAGCGAGACAAGGTAGAGCGCGCTCAGGTCGAGCTGGCCGACGCGCTGTACAACTTCGTCTCTGGTCGCCCGTCGGCTCCAGTTCCTCGCCCCGAGATGACGAAGCTGGAGGCGCTTCGGGCAGCACTGGAGTCGGAGGAGGGACGGCTCGCCGCCGAGGCCCGCGTCAAGGAGCTGGAGGCCCCGGCAGCGGCGTGGAACGTCCTCGCCGACGCGTCGGGCGACTACTCGCTGCGCGACGCCGCCCACATCCTCAACAGGGATCCGGGCATCTCGACCGGCCAGCACCGGCTGATGAAGTTCATCCGTGAGCTGGAGATGGTGGACCGCAAGGGCGTGCCCTACGCGAAGCACAACGCCCACCTGACGGAGCGGCCCCAGACGTACCTGCACCCGCAGACCCGCGAGGTGATGCTGGCCAAGCCCCAGATCCGCATCACGGTCCGCGGCCTGCAGTACCTGCACGGCAAGCTCGGCGGCGTCGCGCCGCTGCAGTACGAGCAGCCGGGGCTTGACGGCGCTGCCTGACGCTCCTGTGCGCGCCGTGTGCGCCGTCGCCATTCGGTCTGCACGCGCTCACGGTGGACTGCAGACGGAAGGGGTTCCCCATGGCGGACTGCGATCACGAGTGGGTGCCGTGGAGCGGCGAGCAGCGGTGCCGGAAGTGCGGTGCGACGAAGCGCTAGGTTGCTCGTTGAGCTGGTGAGGGGTCGCGCCTGCGGCCCCTCGTCTCGTCGTGAGGGGGTCGGGGTGTCGCGTACTGGGTGGTGGGAGCTGCCGGCCGGGGTGTGGGCGGCCGTCGAAGAGCGCACGGGCCCGGTGGCCGGTGCACGGGATGTCGCGGACGGTCTGACGTGCAGTACGGCGGCCGTGCTCACGACCGCCTCGGGCCCGGTGTTCATGAAGGGTGTCCCGGCCGGCGACGCGAGGGGCCGGGCAGCGCAAGCGATGGAGGCCGCGGTGAACGCGGCGGTGCTCGGCGTGGGCCCGCGCCTGCTGTGGCGGGTCGTGGCTGGGGGCTGGGACCTGCTCGGCTTCGAGTACGTCGAGGGTCGGCACGCGGACTTGTCGACTGGCTCGGCGGACCTGGCTCTGGTGGCCGGCGTGCTGCGCGCGGCTCAGGCCGTGCGGGCGCCGGAGGGTGTGCCGTCGTTCGCCGACCGGTTCGCCGAGGTGCTGCCTCCCGGCCAGCTGGAGCTGC encodes:
- a CDS encoding helix-turn-helix domain-containing protein, with the translated sequence MTGASYDYDHLARFVREVRLELGLAITAVAEAAGMSKDTYKRVEMGKPIREASYGKIDKALQLAPGSCLAVLEGAEAAATAAPPDRGRTAALAVSLETAVRDAVASAVISSSDTLTAAQIRDLSQRILEELKDRGILE
- a CDS encoding phage antirepressor KilAC domain-containing protein encodes the protein MSKQIGETMSMVASSNAAPQIGSFEFHGDTVTVVTNDRGSWAVLGQLCRNLTLDPEAQRQALSRKSWSQGRTCITQVRLPEDDRARQHFLIHERIVPMWLANITTSRITDEAKRDKVERAQVELADALYNFVSGRPSAPVPRPEMTKLEALRAALESEEGRLAAEARVKELEAPAAAWNVLADASGDYSLRDAAHILNRDPGISTGQHRLMKFIRELEMVDRKGVPYAKHNAHLTERPQTYLHPQTREVMLAKPQIRITVRGLQYLHGKLGGVAPLQYEQPGLDGAA
- a CDS encoding phosphotransferase: MSRTGWWELPAGVWAAVEERTGPVAGARDVADGLTCSTAAVLTTASGPVFMKGVPAGDARGRAAQAMEAAVNAAVLGVGPRLLWRVVAGGWDLLGFEYVEGRHADLSTGSADLALVAGVLRAAQAVRAPEGVPSFADRFAEVLPPGQLELLRGDSLLHTDTNPHNLLVGDGRAWLVDWAMPAAGPAWVDVAYTTVRLMEADCPPGEALEWAAQFPAWAAADPRAVGAFVAGACRLWERQVGARDARPSNGRFTVLGMAA